Proteins encoded within one genomic window of Synechococcus sp. PCC 7335:
- a CDS encoding EamA family transporter: MNSTSSRPADILLTALAPLFWGTTYVVATELLPSGHPLLVASMRSLPIGLLLTIGLRKLPKGIWWWRMLVLGGLNIGVFQALLFVAAYRLPGGVAATTGAIQPLLVGLFAWTILNQKPSSLSVIAAFMGFIGVGLLVLGPGAQLDTIGIIAALAGAGAMGLGTVLVKRWHPPVSLIVFTAWQLAIGGLMLLPIALVVEGPFAEITRMNLWGFIYLGLVGTALAYALWFRGIDRLNPTAASYLGLLSPVVATLIGYVFLQETFSVGQTFGIAIVLLSVAIGQESQSQHKLMRRLKTNQR; this comes from the coding sequence ATGAATTCTACGTCTTCTCGCCCAGCAGATATTCTGCTGACAGCTTTAGCTCCACTCTTTTGGGGCACAACTTATGTAGTGGCGACTGAGCTCTTGCCATCAGGTCATCCTCTGCTAGTTGCTTCAATGCGATCACTACCCATTGGCCTTTTGCTCACTATTGGTCTGCGTAAGCTGCCAAAAGGTATTTGGTGGTGGCGAATGCTGGTTTTGGGCGGCTTAAACATTGGCGTTTTTCAAGCCCTACTGTTTGTCGCAGCCTATCGTTTGCCGGGAGGTGTAGCTGCGACCACAGGAGCTATTCAGCCTTTGCTAGTAGGACTATTTGCCTGGACAATATTAAATCAAAAACCTTCTAGTCTTTCTGTGATAGCTGCGTTCATGGGCTTTATCGGCGTTGGCTTACTTGTTCTTGGACCGGGCGCTCAGCTGGATACGATTGGCATCATCGCAGCGTTGGCAGGCGCAGGTGCGATGGGTTTAGGCACAGTATTAGTCAAGCGCTGGCATCCCCCGGTTTCTCTAATTGTTTTCACTGCTTGGCAGCTTGCAATTGGAGGGCTGATGCTGCTTCCTATTGCACTAGTTGTAGAAGGGCCTTTTGCTGAAATCACTAGAATGAACCTGTGGGGATTTATTTATCTAGGGCTAGTCGGAACTGCACTCGCCTACGCGCTTTGGTTTCGCGGCATCGATAGACTCAATCCTACCGCCGCTTCCTATCTCGGATTACTAAGTCCGGTTGTAGCCACGCTGATTGGATATGTCTTTTTACAAGAAACTTTCTCAGTTGGCCAGACATTTGGCATTGCGATTGTGCTACTTAGCGTTGCTATTGGCCAAGAGAGTCAGTCGCAACATAAGCTGATGCGCAGGTTAAAAACAAATCAGAGATAA
- a CDS encoding MarR family winged helix-turn-helix transcriptional regulator: protein MASGTVNNDSTPKDPVDTILAQWAKERPDLDVSPMGLIGRTTRLAHHFRKAIGATFAEFGLQLGEFDVLATLRRSGAPYQLSPTELFRSMMVSSGTMTNRIDRLEKAGLVERVPDKRDRRGTLIHLTDKGFDLIESAVTAHVDNEHRVLGGLDEADRKTLSDLLRKLLLSLEK from the coding sequence ATGGCTTCAGGCACTGTCAATAATGATTCAACTCCTAAAGATCCCGTTGATACCATACTGGCGCAGTGGGCAAAAGAGCGGCCTGACCTCGACGTATCGCCGATGGGGCTAATCGGCAGAACTACTAGGCTTGCTCACCACTTCCGTAAAGCAATTGGTGCAACGTTTGCAGAATTTGGCCTACAGCTCGGTGAGTTTGATGTGCTAGCAACGCTCCGTCGTTCAGGCGCACCTTATCAGCTTTCGCCTACAGAGCTATTTAGATCGATGATGGTCTCTTCTGGCACAATGACCAACCGGATTGATCGACTAGAAAAGGCAGGGCTAGTCGAACGGGTGCCGGATAAACGCGATCGCAGAGGTACGCTGATTCATCTAACAGACAAAGGTTTCGATCTAATCGAATCTGCTGTCACCGCGCATGTTGACAACGAGCATCGCGTATTGGGTGGGTTAGATGAAGCAGACCGAAAAACTCTATCCGACCTGCTACGCAAGCTGTTGCTTTCTTTAGAAAAGTAA
- a CDS encoding calcium-binding protein, producing MSLDSQISAPFTYDEAVDGDLPSGGNSPDFAFGVGTNIVIGETSFSNNDAPVPIDTDFDAFSFHVPAGTVLESVSLDIGLLPVGAGTFSQTSIFLIGAASVGGNPKAQVDIPSKSLNLFNEFLPLASGRYKVSQGSLAGVLDAGEFRTAKYTFSIKVSESPLSPINGTNADDKLLGSSRIDIINGFLGKDQLVGKAGNDLLNGDGGNDRLFGNGGNDKLFGGNGRDKLDGGGGDDLLNGGIGNDKLFGKGGNDNLIGGRGRDFLNGGVGNDLLDGGVGNDHLFGGGGADRFVLRAGDGLDTITAFRVGVDEFILDGINSVDILITQGLGGTLISLTDTNEQLAFVEDIQANELVGTL from the coding sequence ATGTCATTAGACTCACAAATATCCGCTCCATTTACATACGACGAAGCTGTGGATGGTGACTTACCTAGCGGTGGTAATTCACCGGACTTTGCTTTTGGCGTAGGCACAAATATTGTAATTGGCGAAACCTCATTCTCAAACAATGATGCGCCTGTGCCTATTGACACTGACTTTGATGCCTTTTCCTTCCACGTTCCGGCCGGTACTGTCTTGGAGTCAGTTTCTTTAGATATTGGGCTGTTGCCTGTAGGTGCAGGGACTTTCTCCCAAACAAGCATTTTCCTTATCGGTGCTGCGTCTGTAGGGGGAAATCCGAAGGCACAAGTGGATATTCCTTCTAAAAGTCTCAACTTATTTAATGAATTTTTGCCGTTGGCATCTGGTCGCTATAAAGTCAGCCAAGGCTCTTTAGCAGGTGTATTAGATGCCGGAGAATTTCGAACTGCTAAATACACCTTCTCTATAAAAGTTAGCGAGTCTCCGCTTTCTCCTATCAACGGCACTAACGCAGACGATAAGCTTTTAGGCTCTAGTCGGATCGATATCATTAATGGATTTTTGGGCAAAGATCAGCTGGTTGGCAAAGCTGGTAATGACCTGCTTAATGGTGACGGAGGTAATGATAGGCTCTTCGGCAACGGTGGCAATGACAAGCTTTTTGGAGGGAATGGTCGAGATAAACTCGATGGTGGAGGAGGTGATGACCTACTCAACGGGGGTATTGGCAATGACAAACTGTTTGGAAAAGGCGGCAATGATAATCTTATCGGAGGTAGGGGCCGAGACTTCCTAAACGGTGGGGTAGGAAATGATCTACTAGATGGAGGGGTTGGAAACGACCATCTATTTGGTGGTGGAGGCGCTGATAGGTTTGTACTGCGAGCCGGTGATGGGCTTGATACGATCACTGCTTTTCGAGTCGGAGTAGATGAGTTTATTCTAGATGGAATAAACTCTGTTGATATTTTAATAACTCAAGGTTTAGGCGGCACTTTGATTAGTCTTACTGACACTAACGAGCAGTTGGCCTTTGTTGAAGATATACAGGCTAACGAGCTTGTAGGTACCCTATAG
- a CDS encoding ABC transporter substrate-binding protein: MVNCLNYRLKKTGYGLLALLALLSVVACSQSVLISERPASEVNSEALVVLWDKGYVIEEDEAIRQVVEDWVANGGLPVKLSFFNSGETAPKTLRASRSGASPDILFAAKSVYPVSEWEGRLADVTDVVAPLADSYTADALQAAKVYGSEKSGSQKGDRYYAVPLNQSTIHIYYWKDLLQEAGYTPEDIPTDWDGFWRFWQQVQTNLSDNHPNLRSIGLPYSADATDTYHAFEQVLAAYDVKLLDDSGNLRLDDPKIKSRIAQCLDWYLQFYREGYVPESAVNWLDPENNRNLLDRDVVMTPNPTMSIPAAVRNDEDIYFKKLGSIEFPNTVRGLPSPHFVSIRQAVVFNDAPHQQAAKDFLSYLVQPEVLNTFLKTSYGRYVPPGLSQIEADDYWHDSNDPHVSTVIKTITEGRTLPSYNALNPDYGTVMERNIWGQIIHKMAVDKLSAQQAAEEAIEAIEAIFRDRL, encoded by the coding sequence ATGGTGAACTGCCTAAACTATCGACTCAAAAAAACAGGCTATGGTTTATTGGCTCTACTAGCCTTGCTGAGCGTTGTTGCCTGCTCTCAGTCAGTGCTGATATCTGAACGACCTGCTAGTGAAGTTAATTCAGAGGCTTTGGTAGTCCTTTGGGATAAAGGCTATGTCATCGAAGAGGACGAAGCCATTCGGCAAGTGGTAGAAGATTGGGTAGCGAATGGTGGACTGCCGGTCAAACTATCTTTTTTTAATTCGGGGGAAACCGCACCAAAAACGCTAAGAGCTAGTCGGTCAGGGGCTTCTCCAGATATCCTATTTGCTGCAAAGTCGGTCTATCCTGTTTCTGAGTGGGAAGGCAGGCTGGCTGATGTGACGGATGTCGTAGCTCCACTGGCAGACAGCTACACCGCAGATGCTTTGCAAGCGGCTAAAGTTTACGGCAGCGAAAAGTCTGGCAGTCAAAAAGGCGATCGCTACTACGCAGTACCGCTCAATCAATCAACTATCCATATCTACTACTGGAAAGATCTGCTGCAGGAGGCAGGCTACACACCAGAAGATATTCCAACAGACTGGGATGGCTTTTGGCGGTTTTGGCAGCAGGTGCAGACTAACCTTAGCGACAATCACCCTAACTTACGCAGCATCGGCTTGCCTTATTCTGCCGATGCGACCGATACCTATCATGCCTTCGAACAGGTGCTAGCCGCTTACGATGTAAAGCTCTTAGATGATAGCGGGAATCTCCGTCTAGACGATCCTAAAATCAAGTCTAGAATTGCCCAGTGTTTAGACTGGTATCTTCAGTTTTATCGAGAAGGCTATGTGCCTGAGAGTGCGGTCAACTGGCTAGATCCTGAAAACAATCGAAATCTGTTAGATCGTGACGTGGTAATGACACCTAATCCAACGATGTCAATTCCAGCGGCGGTTCGCAATGATGAGGATATTTATTTTAAGAAATTAGGGTCGATTGAATTTCCAAACACTGTGCGTGGTCTGCCTTCACCCCATTTTGTGAGCATTCGTCAAGCGGTTGTATTCAACGACGCGCCTCATCAACAAGCGGCAAAAGACTTTCTATCTTATTTAGTTCAGCCTGAAGTACTCAACACCTTTTTGAAAACATCTTATGGGCGATACGTTCCCCCCGGTCTAAGTCAAATAGAGGCTGATGATTACTGGCATGATTCTAATGATCCGCACGTCTCAACCGTGATCAAAACAATCACTGAAGGTCGAACGCTGCCTTCTTATAATGCATTAAATCCTGACTATGGCACGGTGATGGAAAGAAATATTTGGGGGCAAATAATTCATAAGATGGCGGTTGACAAACTTTCAGCTCAGCAAGCAGCTGAAGAAGCCATTGAGGCGATCGAAGCAATCTTTCGCGATCGCCTATGA